The Oryza glaberrima chromosome 5, OglaRS2, whole genome shotgun sequence DNA segment TACTTGTGCGTGCATGTACCATACTGATGGGCACAACATGACTCACAATTTGCATGTGGAAGCTGTTGCGAAAACATTGCGACAAGTTGCAGAAGGGAAAGCTGCTGCTCAAGCAGAGGCAGCTGAGTGGAAGCACAAGTATGAATTAGAAAAGGCAGTCAAGGCACACAGGCATAATACTGTAACCAAAGGTCTGATTTACACATTGAAGCTTCAGTTTTACTATTTCTTCATTGCTGTTACCAGACATAAATATGCTAAGAAAGTGGTTGACTCTTAGTTTGATATCATCTTGCTCGAAAAGCTGTCAACAAATAAGAGCATGATCTCCATTTCATTTTCCTAAGATTTATAAATTGCTGATCCCTATCCTGTAATATACCGGTATGCATCTGAGTTTGATGGGCATACATCTAGTTTACATGGGAAGAAATAAATTACTGTGGAATCATTTCTACATGAGTATTGTGCAGTTTACAATTTTGAAATGTTAGATGAAGAGTGGCATGCAACATTTATGCTTCTGAATGCTCCATCACATATAGCCTTCAACACAATTTTTAAGATAttagaatttgtgatgatgatggtggtggttgTCTTCCCACCTCCCCTGAAAAATTGAGTTGGTGTAATCTTTTGTGACAAAGTTTATGCACATGCTGTGGATGATTGAATCATCCACGCGTGTGGTTTGTGCTAAGATCCTGTTTAACATAGAAACTGCACGAATCACTCATGCAGTTTTCATATTTAGAGAATTTCTACCGCACATTCGTTTTCTGAGTATGCAACTTGTGATATAGTAGTTTGTTCATCCGAGATCAGTTTCAGTGCACAGGTTATCGGCAGTACTATTTAATATTCAAAATTTGATTCATCATGATCATCATTTTCAGAAAATGAACCAATTCATTACGTGCCTTCCTAGTTCCTATTCTACCACTATGATTTTGTGAGCAAAATGCTCTAGAAACTTGCAAATAGGTCAGTCATGCAATTCTGCGAGCAAGacaataaatattaaatatctCATCTTGGTTCTTGTTCTGTTATTGCCATTAGCACTGAAGTTCTCGTTGAAACCTATCTGAATCTCAAAATGACCTCTATATTAACTGTTTACCACCCAATAAAAGGTATTGGCCACCCTACATTCATTTTGCATCTGTGATCATGGAAATAGTCAACCATCAAGTATTATTTGTTGCTCAGGCaaggatgtatatatatatgtccttGCGTTTGTTACATGGTTTTATGATTATATAAGTTGAGTTTTAATTCCTTCTAATCTTGTATCTTCAAATAAGAAGTCACAAGTGAAGAACTCAGCGGTAATTAACTCCATATAAAATTCTAAACATAGTAAACATATTACATGAGCAACCTTACAAATTACATCAAAGATTGGGTTGGATATACAGTAGTACTATTCTCCAGCTAATTAGCAAATTGATCTTTTTCTCTTACCATGCACATGGATTTCTACAATAAATATGAAGTGTAATATGTGCAGGCTGCAGTAACTGTGACAAGGAAAAGTTAGAGAAGTTGGCTAGTCAGCTGACATTGGAGACCACGTCGGTTGATCCAACAAGTTGCTGCGGAAATCATGAGATCTGTTCACGTCAAATTCTCCAGGACGAATGCCCTGGAACTAATAAAATTTCGCATGACAAGATTGCTGCAAGAAAGGTATCCTTTAGGCAAGAATATCGAATACATTTTTTCTGCAACGGATAGTTACAACCCtgctagatgtttttttttatataacatGATGTGCTGCTGAAACCAACTCACACCCAGGCTTCCATCCTTCTGTTAATGCCTAGAATAATGAAAAGGAACTgataaaaatgtattgaaggATGAAATAAGTCAAATTGCTGGAAAGAAAATCTGGTCTTGTTCTGTCCGTAGGTTGGTCGTTGTTTTGCTGTAACATATCTGTTTCAGTATGTCTGCCTACTCTGTTATCTTGATCTCCTTATTTCCTGAACTTAGTATTGGCAGCTCAACTAATATCAAAAGACAATTGCTTGTATAGCTTGATTCACATATTCAAGACTCAACTAATATGGACGTGGTGAGTACCATCCTTGGTGAGGACTGAGGTTGGTACTTACACTGTAATGGAACCATGTTTGGATGGCCTTTTGTCTCtttgtatattatatatttagttCATGAAAAATCTGTGGGCCTTTTTTGAACATTTACGATGCAATGTTGAATTTGCAAAATTAGatatttttatatcatttgcTTGACTTCTTATTCTATATGCACTCAATATCTTCAAGTTGGAGAGAAATTTCTTCATGAGCACAAGTAGTCTATTATGgcgttttattttattttgttacacCGAAAAGAGGAATATCTTCCAATCATAGCCAATTTATTAAGAAACACCTTTTTTTTGCAGGCACCATTTAAACTTTCATGGGGATGCAATGGGGATAATAATGGTCAGCACAAGCATGATTTTGTATCCTTCGAAAAAGGGGATATAACAACAGCTGAACGCAGCAATAAGCAGGTAGCTATTTGAGGTTTGAGCTATatgatccatttttaaaaaaaattgtcttaaCTAGTTGGAAATGATTGTTGGATAATTCCATTGCTGCCGTATTTTTTTAATGGCAAAAAATTACCGTGCCTCAGATTTTGCTAAAGTGGGAATCCCCTCCACAAACTGTTCTTTTCGTGACTAAACCTAATTCCAACTCCGTGCACGCTCTCTGTGCTGAAATGGTTAGGTATGTTTTCTTTCTGCTCTGTGTGCCAACATGGTCAGGTATGTCAAAGgttttatattttatcaatCATCTGAGTTCGGCATTAAAAATagcttcttttttgtttctggaACTTGTCCTCTCCTAATTTACTTATGTTAAGCAGATTTTGTTGATAAATAATGTTGCATGGAATTGTATATTTTTCATTCAATATCGTTGTTTCACTTGTGCTAATGTCTGCCGTTCTCCACAGATGGCTTAAAGAGCACAATAATATAAATATCTTTGTAGAGCCACGAGTTAGCAAGGAACTAGCGACTGAAGATTCATACTTCAACTTTATCCAAACATGGGATAATGGTAATTATTTTTGCCTATATTAGAATCATTAGACTTTGTATCTTGGAACGTCAGGGTGTGAAGAATATCTTGTCACAACCTAGATAACCTGATatctgatttatttttttaaatatcaaTAATCTGGCACTGAAATAAATGGTTATGGTCACTGTTTATGAGAATGAAAAGCAGTATGCTGtgataatttcataatttaagGACTACATTGGTTCATTTAACTCATGGACAACCAATAGACATTCTCCTCTACTTTTAAGTAACCTGCTAAATTTCTTCTCATTGGCCCTTGCAATGAAGTTCTTCTTTCATACCTAATAACCCTTGC contains these protein-coding regions:
- the LOC127773998 gene encoding putative NAD kinase 3 isoform X2; this translates as MDGRRLDCDGRVNLSVATSDQTLDSSMESERAAYAFLPQTPIKSTDAHLVEFSEAMRAVAKTLRQVAEGKAAAQAEAAEWKHKYELEKAVKAHRHNTVTKGCSNCDKEKLEKLASQLTLETTSVDPTSCCGNHEICSRQILQDECPGTNKISHDKIAARKAPFKLSWGCNGDNNGQHKHDFVSFEKGDITTAERSNKQILLKWESPPQTVLFVTKPNSNSVHALCAEMVRWLKEHNNINIFVEPRVSKELATEDSYFNFIQTWDNDEEMKTLHTKVDLIVTLGGDGTVLWAASLFKGPVPPVVAFSLGSLGFMTPFCILNRWCWNLAMLMPLT